In Rissa tridactyla isolate bRisTri1 chromosome 2, bRisTri1.patW.cur.20221130, whole genome shotgun sequence, a single window of DNA contains:
- the PLEKHF2 gene encoding pleckstrin homology domain-containing family F member 2 yields MVDRLANSEANTRRISIVENCFGAAGQPLTIPGRVLIGEGVLTKLCRKKPKARQFFLFNDILVYGNIVIQKKKYNKQHIIPLENVTIDSIQDEGDLRNGWLIKTPTKSFAVYAATATEKSEWMNHINKCVSDLLSKSGKTPSNEHAAVWVPDSEATVCMRCQKAKFTPVNRRHHCRKCGFVVCGPCSEKRFLLPSQSSKPVRICDFCYDLLSTGEMTACQSTRSDSYSQSPKSSLNDVSDDDDDEDSSD; encoded by the coding sequence ATGGTGGATCGCTTGGCAAACAGTGAGGCAAATACTAGAAGAATAAGTATAGTGGAAAACTGCTTTGGAGCAGCTGGTCAACCCCTAACTATTCCTGGTCGTGTTCTGATCGGAGAGGGAGTGCTAACAAAGCTGTGTAGGAAGAAGCCCAAAGCAAGGCAGTTCTTCCTGTTCAATGACATTCTTGTTTACGGTAACATTGTCatccagaagaagaaatacaataAACAGCACATAATCCCACTGGAAAACGTCACTATTGATTCCATCCAGGATGAGGGAGACTTACGGAATGGGTGGCTTATCAAGACACCAACCAAGTCTTTCGCGGTTTACGCTGCCACCGCTACAGAGAAGTCTGAGTGGATGAACCACATAAATAAGTGTGTTTCCGATTTGCTTTCCAAAAGCGGGAAGACTCCTAGCAATGAACATGCAGCTGTCTGGGTACCAGACTCAGAAGCCACTGTGTGCATGCGCTGTCAGAAAGCAAAATTTACACCCGTCAACCGTCGTCACCACTGTCGCAAGTGCGGCTTTGTTGTCTGCGGGCCTTGCTCTGAAAAGAGGTTTCTTCTCCCAAGCCAGTCTTCCAAGCCTGTGCGAATTTGCGACTTCTGCTATGATCTTCTTTCTACCGGGGAGATGACTGCTTGTCAGTCCACTAGATCAGACTCCTACAGCCAGTCACCTAAATCATCTTTAAATGATGtatctgatgatgatgatgacgaagACAGTAGTGATTAA